One genomic segment of Mangifera indica cultivar Alphonso chromosome 6, CATAS_Mindica_2.1, whole genome shotgun sequence includes these proteins:
- the LOC123219489 gene encoding protein ACCELERATED CELL DEATH 6-like: protein MSTDEAEKDTVASEIEIVISSSQKPIADVSEESSISMAIGGNVERVQTESSTTEGKTLPTQNSTSSLTDQIELRYRRFILYYYAKHGDWNSAEKIFKEDKIGITAILSKEGDTALHIAAACRHTGFVKKLLEQMNKEDLAIKNNAGNTAFFLAAASRKVEIAKAMMEKNEDVVKIRGFDNMLPLHKAATAGYKEMVEYLYEATGDELLDNNDRFDLLVNLIHHGFYDVALDLAERHPQVALARDKNGETALHHLARVHLLTSRLDSSLIRLCKRTAFYLYNEVKRNVIKTCHSVLGKQRVKRREEQKSNELGLRDRIKQREQRMNERTQQWRNELSWGEWIEEAKVQVLVGTDQQIPNSAFELVQCLWEQVMLLDDSQILEIVRKPHSLMLEAAKQGNLRFLWIIICSYPDLVYEVDENNHTIYHFAAMYRHFIIFRYIYHLGSLKDSVVQNIDKDGNNILHLVAKLPPADRPDNESAALDIQMDDEMNFFSNVKGILHPVDAEAKNKEGKTARALFTEEHQELRHKAEKYVKDIAKGCIMGATLIATAAFAAAFTIPGGINDSGTPNLVRRPSFIIFTISDAIAFLFSIFSILMFLTVISSRYEEADYSQLINDMSWGSILLILAIHAIMVAFCATMFLLFNDGQHWVPILVTTMAVLASLMFLERYFTRGGEAVHITASWFP, encoded by the exons ATGTCTACTGACGAAGCAGAGAAAGATACGGTTGCATCAGAAATAGAGATTGTGATTTCTTCCTCTCAAAAACCAATTGCTG ATGTGTCGGAGGAATCTTCCATCTCAATGGCAATAGGTGGGAACGTTGAAAGGGTCCAAACTGAGTCCTCAACGACAGAAGGAAAAACTTTGCCGACACAAAACTCTACATCATCCTTGACAG atcaaattgaattgagatATCGTCGCTTCATACTGTACTACTATGCAAAGCATGGTGATTGGAACAGCgctgaaaaaattttcaaggaagATAAAATTGGTATAACAGCTATACTATCAAAGGAAGGGGACACCGCTCTTCATATTGCAGCTGCATGCAGGCACACTGGTTTCGTGAAAAAGCTTCTTGAACAAATGAATAAAGAGGATTTAGCTATTAAAAATAACGCTGGCAACACGGCCTTTTTTCTTGCAGCTGCCTCTAGAAAAGTTGAAATCGCCAAGGCTATGATGGAGAAGAACGAAGACGTGGTAAAGATTAGAGGTTTCGATAATATGTTACCGCTTCACAAGGCAGCTACGGCGGGATACAAAGAGATGGTAGAATACCTTTATGAAGCCACTGGAGATGAGTTATTAGATAATAATGATCGCTTCGATTTGCTTGTCAATCTGATACACCACGGTTTTTATG ACGTTGCGCTGGATTTGGCGGAGAGGCACCCACAGGTAGCTCTTGCACGTGATAAAAATGGAGAGACAGCATTGCATCACTTGGCACGAGTACATTTATTGACGAGTAGGCTCGATTCAAGCCTAATTAGACTTTGCAAGAGAACAGCCTTCTACCTGT ATAATGAAGTAAAAAGAAACGTGATAAAGACGTGTCACTCAGTGTTGGGAAAGCAACGGGTGAAGAGAAGGGAGGAACAGAAGAGCAATGAGCTGGGCTTGAGGGATCGGATAAAACAGAGAGAGCAACGGATGAATGAGAGGACGCAACAGTGGAGGAATGAGCTGAGCTGGGGGGAATGGATTGAAGAGGCGAAAGTTCAAGTCCTAGTTG GTACTGATCAACAGATTCCCAATTCGGCTTTTGAGTTAGTCCAATGCCTTTGGGAACAAGTTATGCTTCTGGATGACTCCCAGATTTTGGAAATTGTTAGAAAACCTCACTCGCTCATGCTTGAGGCAGCAAAACAAGGGAACCTTCGGTTTCTATGGATAATTATCTGTTCATATCCTGATCTAGTGTATGAAGTTGACGAAAATAATCACACCATTTATCATTTCGCTGCTATGTATCGTCACTTTATCATTTTCAGATACATTTATCACTTAGGTTCACTGAAGGATTCTGTTGTTCAGAACATAGATAAAGATGGGAACAACATTTTGCATTTGGTTGCAAAGTTGCCTCCAGCAGATAGACCTGATAATGAATCAGCTGCATTAGATATTCAAATGGATGAtgagatgaattttttttcg AATGTGAAGGGAATTTTGCATCCGGTGGATGCTGAAGCTAAAAATAAAGAAGGGAAAACCGCTAGAGCTTTATTTACTGAAGAGCACCAAGAGTTAAGGCACAAAGCTGAGAAATATGTTAAGGACATTGCAAAAGGATGCATTATGGGGGCAACACTAATTGCTACTGCTGCTTTTGCTGCAGCTTTCACAATACCAGGTGGCATCAATGATTCAGGGACTCCAAATCTTGTCCGGAGACCTTCCTTCATAATTTTTACTATATCAGATGCAATAGCATTtctgttttccattttctcCATACTAATGTTCTTAACCGTTATCTCTTCCCGATACGAAGAAGCAGATTATAGccaattaattaatgatatgaGTTGGGGATCAATCTTACTTATCTTAGCAATACATGCAATAATGGTAGCGTTTTGCGCAACTATGTTCCTGCTCTTCAACGATGGACAACACTGGGTTCCTATTCTTGTTACGACAATGGCTGTTTTGGCAAGCTTAATGTTCTTGGAGAGATATTTTACTCGCGGTGGAGAAGCAGTACATATCACCGCAAGTTGGTTcccttaa